A region from the Kineothrix sp. IPX-CK genome encodes:
- a CDS encoding VOC family protein, with the protein MERAILFYESFFEQKVTHKDDIYSIFDINGFRLGLFAFEKVQEVHTFGNNCLPSVSVENISIFNKKLESLKIIFPATKIGNNWVAEFEDSEGNHIEMTTSA; encoded by the coding sequence ATGGAAAGAGCAATTTTATTTTATGAATCATTTTTTGAACAAAAAGTTACACATAAAGACGATATATATAGTATTTTTGATATTAATGGGTTTCGATTGGGATTGTTTGCATTTGAGAAAGTGCAGGAAGTGCATACCTTTGGAAATAATTGTTTGCCGAGCGTTTCAGTAGAAAATATAAGTATATTCAATAAAAAATTGGAAAGCCTTAAAATTATTTTTCCCGCCACTAAAATAGGGAATAACTGGGTAGCCGAATTTGAAGATAGCGAAGGAAATCATATTGAGATGACAACTTCGGCTTAA
- the pckA gene encoding phosphoenolpyruvate carboxykinase (ATP), which yields MANIDLSQYGITGVTEIVRNPSFEMLFEEETKSSLEGFEKGQVSELGAVNVMTGIYTGRSPKDKFIVMDENSKDTVWWTSDEYKNDNHPATQEAWDTVKEIALKELSNKRLFIVDAFCGANKDTRMAIRFIVEVAWQAHFVTNMFIQPTAEELEDFKPDFIVYNASKAKVENYKELGLNSETGVLFNITTREQVIVNTWYGGEMKKGMFSMMNYYLPLKGIASMHCSANTDLNGENTAIFFGLSGTGKTTLSTDPKRLLIGDDEHGWDDKGVFNFEGGCYAKVIDLDKESEPDIYNAIKRDALLENVTLDADGKIDFTDKSITENTRVSYPIDHIKNIVRPVSAAPAAKNVIFLSADAFGVLPPVSVLTPEQTQYYFLSGFTAKLAGTERGITEPTPTFSACFGQAFLELHPTKYAEELVKKMQKSGAKAYLVNTGWNGTGKRISIRDTRGIIDAILDGSIASAPMKKLPYFNFDIPTELPGVDPKILDPRDTYANASDWDTKAKDLAQRFVKNFVKYEGNGAGKALVSAGPQL from the coding sequence ATGGCAAATATTGATTTGAGCCAATATGGCATCACCGGAGTTACAGAAATTGTTCGAAATCCTTCTTTTGAAATGTTATTTGAGGAAGAGACAAAATCAAGTCTAGAGGGCTTTGAAAAGGGTCAGGTAAGTGAACTTGGTGCAGTAAATGTTATGACAGGTATTTATACAGGACGGTCACCTAAGGATAAGTTCATCGTTATGGATGAGAATTCCAAGGACACGGTATGGTGGACCTCCGATGAATATAAGAATGACAATCATCCTGCTACTCAGGAAGCATGGGACACTGTAAAGGAAATCGCTCTGAAAGAACTTTCCAATAAAAGGCTTTTTATTGTAGACGCATTTTGCGGTGCTAATAAGGATACCCGCATGGCAATTCGTTTTATCGTGGAGGTTGCATGGCAGGCTCACTTCGTTACGAATATGTTTATCCAGCCTACCGCTGAGGAACTGGAAGATTTTAAGCCTGATTTCATTGTATATAACGCTTCTAAGGCAAAAGTAGAGAATTACAAAGAGTTAGGTCTTAATTCTGAGACGGGTGTATTGTTCAACATAACCACTCGCGAACAGGTTATTGTAAATACCTGGTACGGCGGTGAGATGAAGAAGGGTATGTTCTCTATGATGAACTACTATTTGCCGCTGAAAGGTATTGCTTCTATGCATTGTTCTGCAAATACTGATTTGAACGGTGAGAATACTGCGATATTCTTCGGACTTTCCGGAACAGGTAAGACTACATTGTCTACAGATCCGAAACGCCTTCTTATCGGAGATGATGAGCACGGATGGGATGACAAGGGTGTATTCAACTTTGAGGGCGGATGTTATGCTAAAGTTATTGACTTGGACAAGGAATCAGAGCCGGATATTTATAACGCGATTAAGAGAGATGCTCTCTTAGAAAATGTTACGCTTGATGCTGACGGTAAGATCGATTTTACTGATAAGAGCATAACGGAGAATACTCGTGTATCTTATCCGATTGATCATATTAAGAATATCGTTCGTCCGGTTTCGGCAGCTCCGGCGGCAAAAAATGTTATCTTCCTGTCGGCAGATGCATTCGGTGTTCTTCCTCCGGTATCCGTTTTAACTCCGGAACAGACACAGTATTATTTCTTATCTGGATTTACTGCGAAGCTTGCCGGTACAGAACGTGGAATCACAGAGCCTACACCTACATTTTCCGCTTGCTTCGGTCAGGCATTTCTGGAACTTCATCCGACCAAATATGCGGAGGAGCTCGTTAAGAAAATGCAGAAGAGCGGTGCGAAGGCATATCTTGTTAATACGGGTTGGAATGGTACAGGGAAGCGTATCTCTATCCGTGACACACGTGGTATTATCGATGCAATTCTGGATGGTTCCATCGCGAGCGCACCGATGAAGAAGCTGCCGTACTTTAATTTTGATATTCCGACAGAGCTGCCGGGCGTGGATCCCAAGATTCTTGATCCTCGTGATACCTATGCAAATGCTTCTGATTGGGATACTAAAGCCAAAGACTTGGCACAGCGTTTTGTGAAGAACTTTGTGAAGTATGAAGGAAATGGGGCAGGTAAGGCATTAGTTTCTGCAGGGCCTCAGTTATAA
- a CDS encoding MFS transporter, with protein MLVQHAITWQITLETKSGVIMTLFTCAALLPMTLISPFAGVWADRHNRKHLIIISDACIALITLGLAVAYISGYKNIWLMFIVVIARSFGQGIQQPAVSAMIPQIVPTESLQRFNGIQSSIQSLNMFVAPMAAGALLSFLSIEYIFFVDVVTAAIGISIVLIFVKVSGVPRTEELKHGVQAYFHELREGLRYINSKAWLKLIIIYSAFFSFFASPAALLTPLQTARTFGDDVWRLTAIEIVFSIGAVVGGILISVWGGFKNKAHTIVMACALFGLTGFLLGVVPNFWIYLGVMLICGVTMPLFNTPSMTLLQSKIEPDKMGRVFSVMMMFGGLAMPLGMVVFGPLGDLVRIEWLLIASGIVIFVSGLALLRARSVIEIGKM; from the coding sequence ATGCTCGTGCAGCATGCTATAACATGGCAAATTACACTCGAAACCAAATCGGGTGTGATCATGACGCTGTTCACCTGCGCCGCGCTGTTGCCAATGACGCTTATTTCGCCGTTTGCGGGTGTATGGGCGGACAGGCACAATCGCAAGCACCTTATCATAATATCCGATGCGTGCATCGCGCTGATAACGCTCGGCTTGGCGGTCGCGTACATCTCCGGATACAAAAATATCTGGCTTATGTTCATAGTTGTAATTGCGAGGTCGTTCGGACAAGGTATACAGCAGCCCGCAGTATCTGCAATGATACCGCAAATCGTACCGACGGAGAGTTTGCAGCGATTCAACGGCATACAAAGCTCAATCCAGTCGTTGAATATGTTTGTCGCACCGATGGCGGCAGGTGCATTGCTGTCGTTCCTATCGATTGAATATATTTTCTTCGTTGATGTGGTAACTGCGGCAATAGGCATAAGCATAGTTTTGATATTTGTTAAGGTGTCCGGCGTTCCCCGCACAGAGGAATTAAAGCATGGCGTACAGGCATATTTTCACGAACTGCGCGAAGGGCTGCGATATATCAATTCCAAGGCGTGGCTGAAACTTATTATCATTTACAGTGCGTTCTTCAGCTTTTTCGCATCGCCCGCCGCTTTGCTTACTCCACTTCAGACAGCCCGCACATTCGGCGATGATGTATGGAGGCTGACTGCGATTGAAATTGTATTTTCAATCGGCGCAGTCGTAGGCGGCATATTAATTTCTGTGTGGGGCGGTTTCAAAAACAAGGCGCACACTATTGTCATGGCTTGTGCTCTATTCGGCTTGACAGGTTTTCTGCTCGGTGTAGTGCCGAATTTCTGGATATATTTAGGTGTAATGCTCATCTGCGGAGTTACTATGCCGTTGTTCAACACGCCGAGTATGACTTTGCTCCAGAGCAAAATTGAGCCGGACAAAATGGGACGGGTATTCAGCGTGATGATGATGTTCGGTGGGTTGGCAATGCCGCTCGGAATGGTTGTATTCGGTCCCTTGGGTGATTTGGTGCGAATTGAGTGGCTGTTGATCGCGTCCGGTATAGTCATATTTGTCAGCGGTCTTGCGTTACTCAGGGCGCGTTCGGTGATTGAGATAGGTAAAATGTAG
- a CDS encoding manganese efflux pump MntP family protein has protein sequence MNLMELLLIAIGLSMDAFAVAACFGLTMPKATIQKALIVGLYFGFFQAVMPLAGYWLATQFADKIIAFDHWIAFALLSIIGGKMIVESFKKEGCADRECTAETCTDRGCPSGERPEKEEVSLKPGKMLPLALATSIDALAVGVSFAFLNVNIVPAILSIGIITLTLSVLGVKIGNIFGVKFKSKAELAGGIILVLMGWKILLEHMGILSL, from the coding sequence ATGAATTTGATGGAATTACTCCTTATTGCCATTGGGCTTTCTATGGATGCTTTTGCCGTAGCCGCCTGTTTCGGACTGACCATGCCTAAAGCAACCATACAAAAAGCATTGATTGTCGGTTTGTACTTTGGCTTTTTTCAAGCGGTTATGCCGCTTGCCGGATATTGGCTTGCCACACAGTTTGCTGATAAAATAATTGCGTTCGATCACTGGATCGCATTTGCCCTGCTCAGCATTATCGGCGGCAAAATGATCGTGGAAAGCTTTAAAAAAGAAGGTTGTGCAGACAGGGAATGTACTGCTGAAACATGTACGGACAGAGGATGCCCCAGCGGAGAACGCCCCGAAAAGGAAGAAGTCTCTTTAAAACCTGGGAAAATGCTGCCTCTTGCTCTTGCTACAAGCATTGATGCACTGGCGGTAGGCGTGTCATTTGCGTTCCTTAATGTTAATATTGTCCCGGCAATTTTATCCATCGGGATTATTACACTGACTTTATCTGTACTGGGCGTGAAAATCGGTAATATTTTCGGTGTAAAATTCAAATCGAAGGCTGAACTTGCCGGCGGTATTATATTGGTTTTAATGGGTTGGAAGATATTGCTTGAGCATATGGGGATACTTAGTTTATAA
- a CDS encoding MarR family winged helix-turn-helix transcriptional regulator, producing the protein MTREEKNANEYLRTYFELNAQYEAYAKSLGMSYSTLCALRIILEHDGNCTQRTICEYTFLPKQTVNAIVTGLLRRGVIRMVELDSDRRQKVIHFTDKGRAFAFEMIQKIKNAESKAMESLDEEERTAMLTAAKLYVNRLCGYLLE; encoded by the coding sequence GTGACCAGAGAAGAAAAGAATGCGAATGAGTATTTACGTACTTACTTTGAACTTAATGCCCAATATGAAGCATACGCGAAAAGTCTTGGTATGTCTTACAGCACATTATGTGCACTTCGGATTATCCTGGAACACGATGGGAATTGTACGCAGAGGACCATCTGTGAATACACTTTTCTTCCCAAACAGACGGTCAATGCTATCGTGACCGGCTTGCTGCGTCGCGGAGTAATCAGAATGGTCGAACTCGATTCCGACAGGAGGCAAAAGGTCATTCATTTTACAGACAAAGGGCGGGCATTTGCTTTTGAAATGATTCAAAAGATCAAAAATGCGGAAAGTAAAGCAATGGAAAGCCTGGATGAAGAGGAGAGGACAGCTATGCTGACGGCCGCAAAATTATATGTGAACCGTTTGTGCGGCTATTTATTGGAATAG
- a CDS encoding MDR family MFS transporter — translation MEKGQKATVIVLICGAFLSVLNQTLMNPAIPSVMTELKINATTAQWLVSGFTLVNAIIVAVSAFLMDRFSTRKLFITVFGLFFAGSLLAAWGINFPVLLAGRILQAVCAGVMLPMSMTVLLLIFPHGKRGSAMGMYNFVIMFAPAMGPAISGILTDMVGWHVMFLIMAVLAAIIILIAAFSIKNFGKTKPVCLDKISVAESSLGLFFLLYGFSMFGKIETLPAAVVLIVLGAGTLIAFARRQFKLTEPFLELKVLFDKQFLYGIVISMLISASLAAVSLTLPIYVQTVRGFSATISGLIMVPGSILGAIGGYFAGNLHDKFGARYLSIAGVALLSIGSLGMALWGFETPIALMIIVYCARSFGLMIANTPINIWSISNLPDEILHHGNAVSSAMRQVASTFGVALMVSAMSLATNLYASDNFVKSQLIGIHVAFYLSIVIAVIGLVLVIIKVKDREKSDSIFESKMISELDAAMHSNPYTVSSGDSIERVIEKFIEYRTSGLPVIDNGRHIIGYVSDGDVLRYMAKQDVHVIGESFSIVLPDNEEFVTKAREFLQRNVMEIATKRTITVELSTSLSKVCQLFYEHKLSKVPVTQNGVLVGTISRGDTMRYLMKRLPFST, via the coding sequence ATGGAAAAAGGTCAGAAAGCCACAGTCATCGTTTTAATCTGTGGTGCTTTTTTGTCGGTATTAAACCAAACATTAATGAATCCGGCTATCCCCTCGGTCATGACCGAGCTGAAGATTAATGCTACCACTGCACAGTGGCTGGTTTCAGGCTTCACTTTGGTAAACGCCATTATAGTGGCTGTTTCGGCGTTTTTAATGGATCGGTTTTCTACGAGGAAATTGTTCATCACCGTTTTCGGCTTATTTTTTGCCGGTAGCCTGCTTGCAGCTTGGGGAATCAATTTTCCTGTTTTGCTCGCCGGACGCATATTGCAAGCGGTATGTGCGGGCGTTATGCTGCCAATGTCAATGACTGTGCTGCTCCTCATTTTTCCTCACGGAAAGCGCGGCAGTGCAATGGGAATGTATAACTTTGTTATAATGTTCGCCCCCGCAATGGGTCCTGCAATTTCCGGCATCCTTACAGATATGGTAGGCTGGCACGTTATGTTTCTGATTATGGCGGTGTTGGCGGCGATCATTATACTTATTGCAGCATTTTCAATAAAAAATTTCGGCAAGACAAAGCCGGTTTGTCTCGATAAAATATCAGTTGCGGAGTCATCCCTGGGTCTTTTTTTCCTTCTTTACGGCTTTTCTATGTTTGGTAAGATTGAAACATTGCCTGCCGCGGTCGTGCTGATCGTCTTGGGTGCCGGGACACTTATTGCCTTTGCTCGCCGCCAGTTTAAGCTTACAGAGCCATTTTTAGAGCTTAAAGTGCTTTTTGATAAGCAGTTCCTATATGGGATTGTGATATCCATGCTGATATCAGCATCCCTTGCGGCAGTGTCTCTCACCCTTCCGATTTATGTCCAAACCGTACGCGGATTTTCAGCTACGATTTCAGGACTGATTATGGTTCCCGGTTCGATTCTGGGCGCAATTGGAGGATACTTTGCAGGAAATTTACATGATAAATTCGGGGCGCGTTACCTTTCGATTGCAGGAGTAGCATTGTTGTCGATCGGCTCTTTGGGAATGGCGTTGTGGGGATTTGAAACTCCCATCGCATTAATGATTATTGTTTACTGTGCCCGTTCTTTTGGCTTGATGATTGCCAATACGCCGATTAACATTTGGTCAATCAGCAATCTCCCGGATGAGATTCTGCATCATGGAAATGCGGTATCAAGTGCTATGCGTCAAGTCGCTTCGACCTTTGGGGTGGCGCTGATGGTGTCCGCCATGTCGCTGGCCACAAATTTATACGCCTCCGATAATTTTGTAAAGTCGCAGCTAATAGGGATTCATGTTGCATTTTATCTCAGCATTGTAATCGCCGTTATCGGTCTTGTGTTGGTTATTATTAAGGTAAAAGACCGGGAGAAGAGCGATAGTATTTTCGAAAGCAAAATGATATCGGAGCTAGATGCGGCAATGCATTCAAACCCATACACTGTGTCGTCCGGTGATTCAATTGAACGGGTAATTGAGAAATTTATTGAATACCGCACAAGCGGGTTGCCTGTCATAGACAATGGAAGGCACATTATCGGCTATGTATCGGATGGAGATGTTCTGCGGTATATGGCAAAACAAGATGTGCATGTTATCGGGGAGTCATTTTCTATCGTGCTGCCTGACAACGAAGAGTTTGTGACCAAAGCCAGAGAGTTTTTGCAAAGAAACGTAATGGAGATCGCAACCAAGCGCACTATAACGGTGGAACTCAGCACTTCGCTATCAAAGGTCTGCCAACTGTTTTATGAACACAAGCTGAGCAAAGTTCCGGTAACGCAAAATGGTGTTCTTGTGGGAACGATCAGCAGGGGCGATACTATGCGCTATCTGATGAAACGATTGCCGTTTAGCACTTAG
- a CDS encoding MarR family transcriptional regulator — translation MNTNNILNKLMEITHQPFLIFANQVEEKTDNAFETLRLLSKEDGVTAGRISEFLDIKPSSVTQIIKKLEMAGTAERVKSEEDARVTFVKLTEKGYESIKDRGEISSSLKDELFRGFAEEELEKLYEYLSRIADNISSDEFRLKLNEIFGDDKRWQHFGQMSAHLGRAREQMLERNGFGGFGGFGEDFHGGFGRDGKFFGRGRR, via the coding sequence ATGAATACAAATAATATATTGAATAAGTTAATGGAGATCACCCATCAACCCTTTTTGATTTTTGCTAATCAGGTAGAAGAAAAGACGGATAATGCTTTTGAAACCTTGCGGTTATTATCAAAAGAAGATGGTGTGACGGCAGGGCGTATTTCTGAATTCTTAGATATCAAGCCATCAAGCGTCACTCAAATCATCAAAAAGCTTGAAATGGCAGGAACGGCTGAACGTGTGAAATCAGAAGAAGATGCCAGGGTTACGTTTGTCAAGCTGACTGAGAAGGGTTATGAAAGTATAAAAGATCGCGGCGAGATTTCTTCAAGTCTTAAAGATGAGTTATTCAGAGGTTTTGCTGAAGAAGAACTGGAAAAGTTATATGAATATTTATCACGTATTGCAGATAACATTTCAAGCGATGAGTTCCGATTAAAATTAAATGAGATTTTCGGTGATGATAAGCGTTGGCAACATTTTGGCCAAATGTCAGCTCACCTCGGGCGTGCACGTGAACAAATGCTAGAGCGTAATGGATTCGGCGGCTTTGGTGGATTTGGAGAGGATTTTCATGGCGGATTTGGCAGAGATGGTAAATTCTTTGGAAGGGGGCGTAGATAA
- a CDS encoding ABC transporter ATP-binding protein, whose translation MGGGRPDDTVRKDSTKFSLRQFVGLIATTKPKYFLLIIGILLLIVSSSVQIYVPQLASSLVNNFSKGIDYPLLLKVVLLFVSSAIISAIGGTVLGIFGENVIQNLRKNLWFKLTTLKVNYFDAIKAGEISSRLVNDTSQVKQLLANTFPQTISSIILVLGSVYMMLKMDWQMCLAMLVTVPIVLIIMLPIFGFGTKVGHMRQDALAEFNGIASETLSEIRLVKTSNAEKQAQMRANHEVDKLFKVGKKEAVFDATMQPIMMMVMMSMIFGLLAYGMHRIAIGAMAIGTLMSFLMYLFNLIGAMPSVATLFTEMAKAAGSTKRVQELLDEEPEDLQGGEIIDLSGKKLKVTNIDFAYENDEPILTGVSFEAKPNQIIAFAGPSGGGKSTIFSLLERFYDPGRGVIEFGDKNIQDINLTDYRSQIGFVSQDSAIMAGTIRDNLTYGLDKEFSDDELWNVLGLAYARKFVEEMPDGLLTEVGERGVKISGGQRQRIAIARAFLRNPKILMLDEATASLDSESEMMVQSALANLMKGRTTLVIAHRLATIVDSDKIYFLEKGKITGSGTHDELVGSHETYAKYVSEQFRVDTPLVSF comes from the coding sequence ATGGGTGGCGGAAGACCGGATGATACAGTCAGAAAAGATAGCACGAAGTTTTCGCTTAGACAATTTGTCGGGCTGATCGCAACAACGAAACCAAAGTATTTTCTTTTGATAATAGGAATACTGCTGTTAATAGTATCCTCAAGTGTTCAAATTTATGTACCCCAGTTAGCATCGTCATTAGTCAATAACTTTTCAAAAGGAATCGATTATCCGTTGCTGTTAAAGGTAGTCTTATTGTTCGTATCTTCTGCGATTATTTCGGCAATTGGCGGAACGGTTCTTGGTATTTTTGGGGAAAATGTCATTCAAAACCTGAGAAAAAATCTCTGGTTTAAATTGACAACGTTAAAGGTAAACTATTTTGATGCCATTAAAGCCGGTGAGATTTCAAGCCGTTTAGTAAATGATACATCACAAGTAAAACAGTTACTTGCTAATACTTTTCCACAAACCATATCCAGCATTATCCTGGTTTTAGGTTCTGTCTATATGATGCTTAAAATGGATTGGCAAATGTGCTTGGCAATGCTGGTAACTGTTCCGATTGTACTGATCATTATGCTGCCGATCTTTGGATTTGGAACAAAAGTCGGACATATGAGACAGGACGCTCTTGCGGAGTTTAATGGGATTGCCAGCGAAACATTAAGTGAGATTCGCCTTGTAAAAACTTCTAATGCAGAAAAACAGGCACAAATGCGCGCTAATCACGAAGTGGATAAGTTATTCAAAGTCGGCAAAAAAGAGGCGGTCTTCGATGCAACAATGCAACCAATTATGATGATGGTGATGATGAGCATGATCTTTGGCTTATTAGCTTATGGTATGCATCGAATTGCTATTGGGGCAATGGCGATCGGGACATTGATGAGTTTCCTAATGTACTTGTTTAATCTGATCGGAGCAATGCCGAGTGTTGCGACCCTATTTACCGAGATGGCAAAAGCGGCCGGCTCAACGAAGCGGGTTCAAGAATTACTGGACGAAGAGCCTGAAGATCTGCAGGGCGGAGAAATTATCGATTTGTCCGGTAAAAAGCTTAAAGTTACTAATATTGATTTTGCGTATGAAAATGATGAACCGATTTTAACCGGTGTGTCTTTTGAGGCAAAACCAAATCAGATTATTGCTTTTGCCGGCCCGTCTGGCGGAGGAAAGTCAACAATATTCAGTTTGCTTGAAAGATTCTATGATCCTGGTCGCGGCGTTATAGAATTTGGAGATAAAAATATCCAAGATATTAATTTGACGGATTATCGCAGCCAAATAGGTTTTGTTTCGCAAGACAGTGCGATTATGGCGGGTACGATCAGAGATAATCTTACTTATGGATTAGATAAAGAATTTAGTGATGATGAATTATGGAATGTTTTAGGACTTGCTTACGCTCGTAAGTTTGTCGAAGAAATGCCGGATGGATTGTTGACTGAAGTGGGTGAACGAGGTGTTAAGATTTCCGGTGGTCAGCGGCAGCGGATTGCCATTGCCCGAGCATTCTTACGTAATCCCAAAATACTAATGCTGGATGAAGCAACGGCCAGTCTTGACAGTGAATCGGAAATGATGGTGCAGAGTGCGTTAGCTAATCTGATGAAAGGGCGTACTACTTTGGTGATTGCCCACAGACTTGCCACTATTGTTGACAGCGATAAGATTTATTTCCTTGAGAAAGGCAAGATTACAGGGAGCGGAACCCATGATGAGCTCGTTGGAAGTCACGAAACTTATGCGAAATATGTAAGTGAGCAATTCAGAGTGGATACTCCGCTAGTATCTTTCTAG
- a CDS encoding DMT family transporter — MYQLLALLTGILLSIMISVNGNLSDQYGAILAAVIIHVVGSISAFLLCLTQKEKNPLHGHHPKWIYLGGAIGVCTTVFNNLAYGHISVTSIVALGLLGQTVTSLFIDTYGLFGMKKQSFNKNSILGFAVSFLGILLMLDQSVAGAIIAVFISFCAGISVVLSRSVNARLAEKTGALRGSLINHLVGLPITIIVALFAKQFSSIPSISAFHPWIYFGGIFGVAVIFLCNLTVPRISAFYLTLLTFVGQVFTGILLDLIFGDHFSRASFVGGIIIIFGIAINFIIERIHTYKNEKERAYWSKIKRAEEEHRKVLLKIYEEQQTPDIIAKK, encoded by the coding sequence ATGTATCAATTATTAGCTTTATTAACCGGTATCCTATTATCCATCATGATATCAGTAAATGGGAATCTGTCAGATCAATATGGCGCGATTCTTGCTGCAGTCATTATTCATGTGGTCGGTTCCATATCTGCTTTCCTTCTTTGCCTGACACAAAAGGAAAAGAATCCGCTCCATGGTCATCATCCCAAATGGATTTATCTAGGTGGTGCCATTGGTGTTTGCACAACTGTATTTAATAATCTTGCCTACGGACATATCAGCGTGACAAGTATCGTAGCTTTGGGTCTATTGGGGCAGACTGTCACTTCTCTATTCATCGATACTTACGGTCTGTTCGGGATGAAAAAGCAATCCTTTAACAAGAATTCCATTCTTGGATTTGCGGTCTCATTTCTCGGAATACTGTTAATGCTTGACCAAAGTGTTGCAGGGGCAATCATCGCTGTTTTCATTTCTTTTTGCGCCGGTATCTCCGTTGTTCTATCCAGAAGTGTGAATGCACGTCTGGCTGAAAAAACCGGTGCACTTCGTGGTTCGCTGATAAATCATCTGGTCGGCTTACCCATCACCATTATTGTTGCACTTTTTGCCAAGCAGTTTTCTTCCATTCCTTCAATTTCCGCCTTTCATCCATGGATCTACTTTGGCGGCATATTCGGTGTGGCAGTTATCTTTCTTTGCAATCTTACCGTTCCAAGGATATCTGCATTTTACCTGACTCTGCTTACCTTTGTCGGTCAGGTATTTACAGGAATTCTGTTGGATCTTATATTTGGCGATCACTTCTCAAGAGCTTCTTTTGTCGGTGGAATTATAATTATCTTCGGAATTGCAATAAATTTTATTATCGAAAGAATTCATACATATAAGAATGAAAAAGAACGCGCTTACTGGTCTAAGATAAAGCGTGCAGAGGAAGAACATCGAAAAGTTCTTCTGAAGATATATGAGGAACAGCAAACGCCTGATATCATTGCTAAAAAATAA
- a CDS encoding cyclic nucleotide-binding domain-containing protein codes for MKKIPFTEEHRAILQVYGLQDISVNDCTCIRYEAGERVTEEGSLISRLALVTKGRAKICRTALNGKSLILCYYISEGVIGEIELLTGQSIATTTVVAISDFECVTVEYRKCMEELEKNLVFSNKIGAILARKMSESEENYVASALHSGEQRLCSYILKNSHRNYFSDVLSDVSCSIGMSYRHLFRLLDQLCKDDILEKRKNGYKIQKHGELVRRTHAEHLVKK; via the coding sequence ATGAAGAAGATTCCGTTTACGGAAGAACATAGGGCCATACTACAGGTGTATGGTTTGCAGGATATATCAGTGAATGATTGCACATGTATAAGGTATGAAGCAGGAGAGAGAGTTACGGAAGAAGGCTCTCTTATTTCCAGGCTGGCACTTGTAACAAAAGGGCGTGCTAAAATATGTCGTACTGCATTAAACGGGAAGAGCCTGATTTTGTGCTACTATATTTCGGAAGGTGTAATTGGAGAGATTGAACTTTTGACAGGGCAGAGTATTGCTACAACTACTGTTGTTGCTATCTCAGATTTTGAATGTGTGACGGTAGAATATAGAAAGTGTATGGAAGAACTGGAAAAGAATCTTGTTTTTTCCAACAAAATTGGTGCTATCCTTGCAAGGAAAATGTCAGAGAGCGAAGAGAATTATGTTGCCTCAGCATTGCATTCCGGGGAACAGAGACTTTGTTCCTATATTCTGAAAAATTCACATCGCAATTATTTTTCCGATGTATTGTCAGATGTGTCCTGTTCAATTGGTATGAGTTATCGCCATCTGTTCCGGTTGCTGGATCAGCTGTGTAAAGACGATATATTAGAAAAAAGAAAGAATGGTTACAAGATACAGAAGCACGGAGAATTGGTCAGACGAACCCATGCAGAACACCTTGTTAAGAAGTGA